From a single Nocardioides sp. dk884 genomic region:
- the rpsL gene encoding 30S ribosomal protein S12, with translation MPTIQQLVRKGRQDKVSKSKTPALKGSPQRRGVCTRVYTTTPKKPNSALRKVARVRLSSGVEVTAYIPGVGHNLQEHSIVLVRGGRVKDLPGVRYKIIRGTLDTQGVKNRKQARSRYGAKKEKS, from the coding sequence GTGCCCACCATTCAGCAGCTGGTCCGCAAGGGCCGCCAGGACAAGGTGTCGAAGAGCAAGACGCCTGCCCTGAAGGGTTCGCCGCAGCGCCGAGGCGTCTGCACGCGCGTCTACACCACCACCCCGAAGAAGCCGAACTCCGCCCTCCGCAAGGTCGCCCGTGTGCGCCTGTCGAGCGGCGTCGAGGTCACGGCGTACATCCCGGGCGTGGGCCACAACCTTCAGGAGCACTCGATCGTGCTCGTGCGCGGCGGCCGGGTGAAGGACCTCCCCGGTGTCCGCTACAAGATCATTCGCGGCACGCTCGACACCCAGGGCGTGAAGAACCGCAAGCAGGCCCGCAGCCGTTACGGCGCCAAGAAGGAGAAGAGCTGA
- the rpsG gene encoding 30S ribosomal protein S7 has translation MPRKGPAPKRPIDVDPVYGSQLVTQLVSKVLQDGKKQVAQRIVYSALEGCREKTGTDPVVTLKRALDNVKPALEVKSRRVGGATYQVPIEVKGTRGTTLALRWLVGYAQDRREKTMAERLMNEILDASNGLGAAVKKREDTHKMAESNKAFAHYRW, from the coding sequence ATGCCGCGCAAGGGTCCCGCTCCCAAGCGCCCGATCGACGTCGACCCGGTCTACGGGTCGCAGCTGGTCACCCAGCTCGTCAGCAAGGTGCTTCAGGACGGCAAGAAGCAGGTCGCTCAGCGCATCGTCTACTCCGCGCTCGAGGGCTGCCGCGAGAAGACCGGCACCGACCCGGTGGTCACGCTCAAGCGTGCCCTGGACAACGTGAAGCCGGCCCTCGAGGTCAAGTCCCGCCGAGTCGGTGGCGCCACCTACCAGGTCCCGATCGAGGTCAAGGGCACGCGCGGCACCACGCTCGCGCTGCGCTGGCTCGTCGGGTACGCCCAGGACCGTCGTGAGAAGACGATGGCCGAGCGCCTGATGAACGAGATCCTCGACGCCTCCAACGGCCTCGGTGCCGCTGTGAAGAAGCGCGAGGACACCCACAAGATGGCCGAGTCGAACAAGGCCTTCGCGCACTACCGCTGGTGA